Genomic DNA from Nonomuraea rubra:
GACCGTCGGGCGGTAGCCGAGGTTGAACGCGCCCTGCGCGGTGAACTGCACGCACATGTGCGTCATGAACCCCGCCAGCACCAGATCCGGCCCGGCCTCCAGGCGGCGCAGCGTCTCCAGCAGGTCCGTCTCGTGGAAGGAGTTCGGGAAGCCCTTGACGACCACCGGCTCGCCGTCCCGAGGGGCGACGCGCGGGTCGACCCGGCCGATCTCGGCACGGATGTCGTACGGAGTGCCTTCACCGCCGTCGTGCACGACGTGCACCACCGGCGTTCCCGCGGCGCGAGCGCGCTCCAGGAGGCGGGCGGCGGCGTTCAGGGCGCGGTCGGCGTCGGGGAGGGCCATGACGCCGGTGCGGTAGGTGTTCTGGAAGTCGATCAGGATCAGCGTGCTGGTGGACAGCGACGGCAGAGCGGCGTTCAGGCCGTTCACTTCACGCAGGGTGGTCGAAACGGTCATCTCGTTCTCCTATGGAGTAGTACGGAAACTGGACATGGCTGATCACCGGCCGCAGAGCCACCAACGGCCGTGGTGACACGCGGTTCGCCCCACTTGACCCGGCCGCGGGAGCGTTGCGGCCGGCACCTCCACTTGGCACTCGGCCCGATCGGACCCGGTGTAGCGAGGACGTCCCCGGTTAGGTCTCGCGTAGCGGCGTCCCCGGTTTGGTCCGGGGTAGCGGGGACGCCCCCGGTTTTCCCGGTTTGGTTCGGGGCAGCGGGGGATGCCCCCGGTTTGGTCCGGCGTAGCGGGGGCGCCCCCACCTGGTCTGGCGTGGCAGATGGCGGGAGCCCTTGCCGAGGTTGTGGGTGGTCGATCAGGCGGCGGCGGTGCGGAAGCGTCGCCGGTAGGCGGCAGGGGTGGTGCCGAGGCGCCGCCGGAACGCCCGGTGCAACGTCTCCGCCGATCCCAGCCCGCACGCCGCCGCGACCCGGTCGAGCGGCTCATCACCGCCCTCCAGCAGCCGCCGCGCCGCCTCCACCCGGGCCGACTCGACGTACGCGGCCGGAGTGCACCCGGTCTCCTTGCGGAAGACCCGGGCGAAGTGCCGCTCGCTCAGGCAGACCCGTCCGGCGAGCGCCGCCGCCGACAGGTCGGCGGTGAGGTTCGCGGTGATCCACACCCGCAGTTCGTCGAGGTCGCGGCGCTCGGTCGGCGCCTGCCAGAGCGGGACGCTGAACTGGCTCTGCCCGCCCTGCCGCTTGAGGTACATCACGAGCTGCCGGGCGACCGCCAGCGCGAGCCGTTCGCCGTGGTCCTCGGCGACCAGGGCGAGCGCCAGATCCATGCAGGAGCTGATGCCCGCGCCCGTCCACACGTTCCCCGACCGGATGTAGATCGGGTCAGGGTCGACGGTGACGTCGGGGTGGTCGGTGGCCAGCCGGTCGGCCGTGGCCCAGTGCGTGGTGGCCGTCCGCCCCGCCAGCAGACCGGCCGCGGCCAGCAGGTGCGCCCCGACGCACACGGACGCGACCCGGCGGGCATGCCGCGCGGTGCCGGCGATCCAGCCGACCAGCTCCGGATCGATCACCGGTACGCCGTGGCGGTCGACCGCACCGGGCACCACCAGCGTGTCGACCCGATCGCCGACCTGGTCGAACGTCAGGTCGGTGCCGAGCCGCACCCCGGCACTGGTACGTACCTGGCCGCCGTCCGGCCCGGCCAGCAGCACCTGGTAGGGCGTGCGGCCGTCCATCTCCCGGTTCGCGACCGAGAACACCTCCGCGGGGCCGGTGACATCGAGAAGATCGACGCCCGGGAAGACGGCGACAACGACACGGTGCGAAGCAGGCATGCCCCTATTGTCGCCAGAATGCCCCGATGGCCGCCATGACGCGGTTCTGTCACATCCGGACACCACCCACGCGACCTGGAATCATGCCCCACAAGCATGACAAACGCCGCTCCAGCGCATCGCGTCGTGGAGCGACGGAGAACGATCCACGCGAGCCAGCGTTCGGGAACGTTCCAAAATGCCGTCTGGCGCGCAACGCGATACCCAGCGGACTCAGCACTCAACACCCCAGGGCCATGGCGGTGACGGCATCCCCATGGGGGTGATTCGGCGCGCGCCGCTTCACGGCGCGGGCAGTCGGACGCGCGCCCGGACCCCAACCTGTCTCGGCTGAGGTCAGCCACCCGCCTAGGCCGGGCCGGAGTCGGAGATCGCGCCTCGGCCAGGGACACCTCGGCCAGAGACCGCGACCCGCCTCGGTTGGAGACGACGACCCGCCTCGGACGGAGACGGCAGCCCCCTTGCCTGGACACGGCAGCCCTCTCGGACGAAGACGGGACGACGGCCCACCTTGGACGAAGACCGGATGGCGGCCCATCTAGGACGGAGATGGCGGTCCATCTTGCCCAGAGGCGGAAGCGCCTCTCCATTTGAGACGGCGGTCCCCTCAGGCGGAGATGGCGGCCCACCCTCGATTGGAGGCGGAGACGTGCCACCGTTCAGGCCGAACCGGGCCAGGCCAAGCCGACCAGGCCAGGTGCTGACCTGCCTCCTCGGCGGTTAGAGGCGGCGCAGGACCGCTACGACCTTGCCCAGGACGCTGGCCTCGTCGCCGGGGATGGGCTCGTAGTTCGGGTTGTGGGGGACGAGCCACACGTGCCCGTCCTTGCGCTTGAAGGTCTTGACCGTGGCTTCGCCCTCGATCATCGCGGCCACGATGTCGCCGCTCTCCGCCACGGGCTGCTGGCGTACGACCACCCAGTCGCCGTCGGCGATGGCGGCCTCGATCATCGAGTCACCGGCGACCTGCAAGAGGAACAGCGTGCCCTCGCCGACGAGCTGCTTGGGCAGGGCGAAGACGTCTTCGACGCTCTCCTCGGCGAGGATCGGCCCACCGGCGGCGATGCGGCCCACGAGAGGAACGTAGGCGGCCGTCGGGCGGTTGACCGTGGGCTCCTCGTCGGTGGCGTCGGGGTCGACCCAGAGCACGGGCTCGCCCGGGAGGCGGACCTCCAGTGCGCGCGGCCGGTGCGGGTCGCGGCGCAGGTAACCCTTGCGCTGCAGCGCGGTGAGCTGGTGCGACACGCTGGACGTGCTGGTCAGCTGCACCGCCTCGCCGATCTCGCGCATGGACGGTGGATATCCGCGCTGCTGCACCGAGTCGCGGATCACTTCGAGGATCTTGCGCTGCCTGGGCGTCAGGCCCAGGGAGTCTCGCCGGCGCACCGCGAGGTCGCTGACCCCGTTTGCGTCATCCCGCTCGGTCATGCTCTTCCTCCTCGCCTGGAGGCCCGCCTCACCGGCGAACCTCCCGGTCCGTGGTCCTGATGTCGCACACAGCGACCGTATCGCTGTTGAAGATCATCTTCAAACAATTGTTCGAGTCTTCCTCGAAATTGTCGCCAGCGTGGTGTACAACATCGTACGGGAGTTCGATCGACATCGTGTTCGATTTGCTGATCTTTATTTGGCCTTTTCCTCAGGCCACACGGCAGGAGGTCATCCATGCGAACGCCCACAAATACGGACACGACCAGCGAAGACGTCAACCGGCTCACACTGATCGCCGATGCCACGCAGAGTAAGGATCGACGCGCCGACAATACGCGGGTGGGGGCCGCTGTTCGCGGGAATTCCGGCAAGAGGCTGGGGCCCCGTTCGAGTGATGGGGGAAGATCCCATTTGCGCCTCGTCCCGTCACCGCGCGCGGCCGACGAACCGGACACCATCGTCCCGCCGCCCCCGGGGAGGGGCAAGAGGCGGCAAGGGCGGGGTGACGGCGATGACACGGTGGCGGGCCGGCGGTCCGGCGCGAAGGGCGGGGGACGAGGGGCTGGGAACGGAGGGGGTAAGAGCAAGGGCGGACCCGGAGGGACGGCACCGCGAGCCGCCGCTCCGGCGCGCGACGGCGATTCCGGTGAGCGGCGAGGCGACATCCCGGTTGGTCGCCGGGGCGCTGTCTCGGCCGGGGCGGGCCGCGGCTTGGTGCGGATCGGCGGGTACTCCACCCGGATGGGCGAAGGCCCTGGTGGGGTCGGTGGAAGCCCCGCTCGTCGGGGTGGCTCCAGTCGTTACGGGCTCGGCTCTGGTCGCAGGGGCCGCGTCTCAGGGCGGCGGGGCGTCGCGTCGCGGCGGCGCGCCTTCACGCAACGAGGCCGGTCCAGGTGGCGAGGGGTGTTCGGGGGAGCAGGCGTTCCGAGGGGGCGTGGTGTTTCGGGGAGGGGCGCCGCTCCTGTGCGGTTGACCCGGCGGGGGCGGGTCGTGCTGGTGGTGGCTGTGGCGTTGCTGTCCCTGGGTGGGTTCTGGCTCGGGACGCGGGCGGCCGGGCATGCGGAAGTGCGGGTCGTGGTGGCCGGGCAGGCTGGGCTGCCGTGGGTTGAGGTGCACCAGGGGGACACATTGTGGGAGATCGCCGACGCGCTCTCCGCGGGGGATGATCCGGGGGCGCTGGTGGAGGAGATCAAGCGGCTGAACGGCCTGCCCGACTCGCTCATCCGGCCGGGCGCCCGCATCTACGTTCCGAAGGACACTGCGGCCTTACGCTGACCGCTCGCATCCGAGGCCGCGATGGTGTTGACGGGTGGGTGATCAGCCCTCCCATCGGCCGGGACGAGCGGTGGAGGGCGAGCAGCCCTCTTGCGGGCCGGGTGAGCGGCCTCCACGGTCCTGGGGTGCTTCCTCGCACGTCACGGCGCCTGTCCTGTACGGTGGCGCGCCTGCGCGGGGGCTCTATGCACTGCATCGGCCGTCCTGTGTGGTGACGCCTCCTTGTGTGTGGTATCGCCTCGCCCCCTGACCTCGCCCCTGAGCGCGGAGTGTTCGCCCCGTGTGCGGCGACGGTCCCCCCGCGGCGTCGCCACTTGAGCTGCGCCGTGCCGGTCCGCCAACAGGTTCGAACCATCACAGACACCCCGTGAGGCGAGGTGGTGCGCCGGACGCGGTGGGGCCGTTGCGTGGCAGGTCCCCTGGCGCGGAAAGGGTGGGCTGTGTCCTCGGGTACCTTTGTGAGGTTTGTTCACGACCGAGGCTGCAAGCAACCGATGTGACGTCCCGACCTGCGGGAAGATCGCGATCTCCCGGACGACACGCCCGGGACGGATGATGATGGTGGGCTGATCAGCGACTTCAGCAGGATGGTCGCGCTCAACTTGCGTTCATGGTCGCACGCTTCTACGGTTGGACCACAACATCTAGTAGTTACACCGATGTAGTTCACCACACCTTGTGTTTCTGTGACCGCTCCATGGACAGCTGTGGAGTGTGCGCGAGCGTCCCGTCATGGCGGGTGAGGGCGCGTGTGGTGGCCACAGGTTCTTGGAGGCGAAAGCGTGCACTGTCCGTTCTGTCGCCACCCTGACACCAGGGTCATCGACAGCCGCTCCACGGATGACGGCGCGGCCATCAGGCGCCGTCGTACCTGTCCCGAGTGCGGGCGCAGGTTCACCACGCAGGAGACCGTACTGCTGATGGTGAGCAAGCGCAGCGGAGTGACGGAGCCGTTCTCGCGGGACAAGGTCGTCGCGGGCGTGCGGCGGGCGTGCCAGGGCAGGCCGGTCAGCGAGGACTCGCTGGCGCAGCTCGGGCAGCGGGTGGAGGAGGCCATCAGGGCGAAGGGCGCGGCCGAGATCCCCTCCAACGAGGTGGGCCTGGCCATCCTGGGCCCGCTGCGGGAGCTGGACGAGGTGGCCTACCTGCGGTTCGCATCGGTGTATCGCGGTTTCGAGAGCCTGGCGGACTTCGAGGCCGAGATCAAATCGTTGAAGGCGGAGAAGGGGGAGTCATGACGGAGACGGCCAGCGGTTCAGTGGCGCGCGGGGGAAAGCGTCCGCGTAAGGGACTGAAGATGAAGCGGATCTTCACCAAGCCCGGCGTGCACCCGTATGACGAGATCCAGTGGGAGCGCCGCGACGTCGTCATGACGAACTGGCGCGACGGTTCCATCAACTTTGAGCAGCGGGGCGTCGAGTTCCCCGAGTTCTGGTCGGTCAACGCGGCCAACATCGTGACGACCAAGTACTTCCGCGGCGCCGTGGGCACCCCGCAGCGCGAGTGGAGCCTGAAGCAGTTGATCGACCGGGTCGTCGGCGTCTACACCAGGACGGGGCTCGAGAACGGCTACTTCGCCGGCGAAGAGGACGCCGAGATCTTCGACCACGAGCTGAAGCACGCGCTGGCGCACCAGGTGTTCGCGTTCAACTCGCCGGTGTGGTTCAACGTGGGCACGCAGTCGCCGCAGCAGGTGAGCGCGTGTTTCATCCTCTCCGTGGACGACACGATGGAGTCGATCCTGGATTGGTACAAGGAAGAGGGCGTGATCTTCAAGGGCGGTTCCGGGTCGGGGGTGAACCTGTCGCGGATCCGTTCGTCCAAGGAGCTGCTGTCCAGCGGCGGCACGGCCAGCGGGCCGGTGTCGTTCATGCGCGGCGCCGACGCCAGCGCCGGGACGATCAAGTCGGGCGGCGCGACGCGCAGGGCGGCCAAGATGGTCGTGCTCGACGTCGACCACCCCGACATCGAGGAGTTCATCGAGACCAAGGCGCGCGAGGAGGACAAGGTCCGCGCGCTGCGTGACGCCGGTTTCGACATGGACCTGGGCGGCAAGGACATCGTCTCCGTCCAGTACCAGAACGCCAACAACTCCGTGCGCGTCTCCGACGAGTTCATGCGCGCGGTGGAGCAGGGCGGCGACTTCGGCC
This window encodes:
- a CDS encoding GlxA family transcriptional regulator, giving the protein MPASHRVVVAVFPGVDLLDVTGPAEVFSVANREMDGRTPYQVLLAGPDGGQVRTSAGVRLGTDLTFDQVGDRVDTLVVPGAVDRHGVPVIDPELVGWIAGTARHARRVASVCVGAHLLAAAGLLAGRTATTHWATADRLATDHPDVTVDPDPIYIRSGNVWTGAGISSCMDLALALVAEDHGERLALAVARQLVMYLKRQGGQSQFSVPLWQAPTERRDLDELRVWITANLTADLSAAALAGRVCLSERHFARVFRKETGCTPAAYVESARVEAARRLLEGGDEPLDRVAAACGLGSAETLHRAFRRRLGTTPAAYRRRFRTAAA
- a CDS encoding LysM peptidoglycan-binding domain-containing protein; amino-acid sequence: MRLTRRGRVVLVVAVALLSLGGFWLGTRAAGHAEVRVVVAGQAGLPWVEVHQGDTLWEIADALSAGDDPGALVEEIKRLNGLPDSLIRPGARIYVPKDTAALR
- the lexA gene encoding transcriptional repressor LexA, with the protein product MTERDDANGVSDLAVRRRDSLGLTPRQRKILEVIRDSVQQRGYPPSMREIGEAVQLTSTSSVSHQLTALQRKGYLRRDPHRPRALEVRLPGEPVLWVDPDATDEEPTVNRPTAAYVPLVGRIAAGGPILAEESVEDVFALPKQLVGEGTLFLLQVAGDSMIEAAIADGDWVVVRQQPVAESGDIVAAMIEGEATVKTFKRKDGHVWLVPHNPNYEPIPGDEASVLGKVVAVLRRL
- a CDS encoding cysteine hydrolase family protein, which gives rise to MTVSTTLREVNGLNAALPSLSTSTLILIDFQNTYRTGVMALPDADRALNAAARLLERARAAGTPVVHVVHDGGEGTPYDIRAEIGRVDPRVAPRDGEPVVVKGFPNSFHETDLLETLRRLEAGPDLVLAGFMTHMCVQFTAQGAFNLGYRPTVVAEACATRPLAGPDGTPIPADVLHAAALTTIGDVFGLIAIRVTDLPA
- the nrdR gene encoding transcriptional regulator NrdR, coding for MHCPFCRHPDTRVIDSRSTDDGAAIRRRRTCPECGRRFTTQETVLLMVSKRSGVTEPFSRDKVVAGVRRACQGRPVSEDSLAQLGQRVEEAIRAKGAAEIPSNEVGLAILGPLRELDEVAYLRFASVYRGFESLADFEAEIKSLKAEKGES